Proteins encoded by one window of Lathyrus oleraceus cultivar Zhongwan6 chromosome 1, CAAS_Psat_ZW6_1.0, whole genome shotgun sequence:
- the LOC127081348 gene encoding protein PARTING DANCERS homolog: MDAYRRDSTPPSNASFSGGNGVCLMRSSWKEDQHSSFIDFISTFLSANSFRLNFVPIAPDFIFNCGSLSVAFIFVTNWDCNNVAPMFNRVQQLKAQFSRFYVAITLPGKEEMDSFIESYFTFGMVIGKPTFIPVKDLEMGFEKMVKIAHSSGVYKQEGIEEKFKAERKKLVQGMNFYLKVVTSIPGIDNHDANALSQAIGSVQAIAKASKEQILENTDLSTDKAEMVSRFLRDPKFYLSPKIN; encoded by the exons ATGGATGCATACCGAAGAGACTCAACACCTCCATCAAATGCATCATTCTCCG GTGGAAATGGAGTCTGTTTGATGAGAAGTTCTTGGAAAGAGGATCAACATTCATCCTTCATTGATTTTATCTCCACTTTCCTATCCGCAAATTCCTTTCGCCTTAATTTTGTGCCAATTGCTCCG GACTTTATTTTCAATTGTGGAAGTTTGTCTGTGGCCTTCATTTTTGTGACAAACTGGGACTGCAACAATGTGGCTCCAATGTTCAACAG AGTTCAGCAACTGAAGGCTCAGTTTTCACGTTTTTATGTTGCTATCACACTCCCAGGAAAAGAGGAAATGGATTCATTTATTGAGTCCTATTTCAC ATTTGGGATGGTGATTGGCAAGCCTACATTTATACCAGTTAAGGACTTGGAGATGGGGTTTGAAAAGATGGTAAAAATTGCCCATTCTTCTGGAG TATACAAGCAGGAGGGAATTGAAGAAAAATTTAAAGCTGAG AGGAAGAAGTTGGTGCAAGGAATGAACTTTTATCTTAAAGTTGTTACATCAATCCCAGGCATTGACAATCACGATGCAAATGCG CTGAGTCAAGCTATTGGTTCTGTCCAAGCAATTGCTAAGGCATCAAAAGAGCAAATTCTGGAGAACACAGATCTTTCCACTGACAAGGCAGAGATGGTTTCAAGGTTTCTCAGGGATCCAAAGTTTTACTTAAGTCCCAAGATCAACTAA